A genomic window from Sulfurospirillum multivorans DSM 12446 includes:
- the minE gene encoding cell division topological specificity factor MinE: MSFFDTLFGRSKPTADVAKNRLKIMLAHERASCKLPYMDDLRNDLIAVIRKYTKVEDVKITSQTNQNIELLEVEVILGK; encoded by the coding sequence ATGAGTTTCTTTGACACTCTTTTTGGTCGTTCTAAACCTACCGCAGATGTGGCAAAAAATCGTCTGAAAATCATGCTTGCCCATGAGAGAGCCAGTTGTAAATTGCCTTATATGGATGATTTGCGTAATGATCTCATTGCCGTCATTCGCAAGTATACCAAAGTTGAAGATGTAAAAATTACCTCTCAAACGAATCAAAATATTGAGTTATTAGAAGTCGAAGTCATTCTTGGAAAGTAA
- the ruvX gene encoding Holliday junction resolvase RuvX produces MKKTASIDIGLKRIGVALCLAAGIVSPQEAILRKNRDQAAHDVDAFLNEWNIELLVVGLPKGGSSSEEMERRIKHFVSLLKFSGAVVYQDEYGSSNEAKEMMQGVVRQKRDGRIDSMAAKVILERYLDALKASHG; encoded by the coding sequence GTGAAAAAAACAGCAAGTATTGATATTGGCTTAAAGCGTATTGGCGTAGCGCTTTGTTTGGCAGCAGGTATTGTCTCACCGCAAGAGGCGATATTGCGCAAAAATCGTGACCAAGCCGCACACGATGTCGATGCTTTTTTAAATGAGTGGAACATCGAGCTTTTGGTTGTGGGACTTCCCAAAGGTGGAAGTAGTAGCGAAGAGATGGAGAGGCGCATCAAACATTTTGTGAGTCTGTTAAAATTTAGTGGCGCAGTGGTCTACCAAGATGAGTATGGCTCTAGCAATGAAGCCAAAGAGATGATGCAAGGCGTTGTGCGTCAAAAGCGCGATGGACGCATTGACTCGATGGCAGCCAAAGTGATTTTGGAGCGCTACTTGGATGCGCTAAAGGCGAGTCATGGTTGA
- a CDS encoding RNB domain-containing ribonuclease: protein MKNFLLSLKEGVAQTEVPAPFLPHFQTLIQLRALTSNNGIFELEPSHVVGKMDVSFSGTGYLSALEATRSKDLIVEASGLHGAMRGDLVVAKRVTNKRGGRAKAVVVYIAQRAFAKSIVYTKMSKGKVVGVNVKNASIFEITASQKSLKQLPLGSVLKIDNITNAIEEVLGVLDDPLVDEKISLALFDKKEFFSKEAETEAKSHGDFVDKAYYPHRVDLTHLPFCTIDPVDAKDFDDAIYFDVANYILYVAIADVSEYVYAMGAIDKEAIERGFSIYFPHKSIPMLPRSLSENICSLKPNVDRLAYTFKITLDPLTCKPIKEELFESIIHSTKRYTYEKIDLFLQGKTDDADAADQTILAYLLPLHLLTQKLRDMRLENAFSFRSSEVRMRVDADQNLISTTVEEETPSHGLIEDCMLLANKAAAKKLGFGIFRTHESPSYERMEMLLNDLALIGINAKLSSDIPKMIQGIQAKADVLGLREEVDKLIIKSQKKAIYEPENKGHFGLGFDIYTHFTSPIRRYSDLTLHRLLKAKMANDEKKLTFLLKDIAPLCEQISALERESDKVAWDYMDRKFARYMALHVGDNFKAIVVETEQNPIAKLDDELKGARIFLLDNDVHLLQRIEVKIVESNIATARIYARVTRSFDV from the coding sequence GTGAAAAACTTTCTTCTCAGCCTTAAAGAAGGGGTAGCACAAACTGAGGTGCCAGCCCCTTTTCTCCCCCATTTTCAAACTCTGATCCAACTTCGAGCACTTACCTCAAACAATGGTATTTTTGAGCTTGAGCCTTCCCATGTCGTGGGCAAAATGGACGTTTCATTTAGCGGAACAGGCTATTTAAGCGCCTTAGAAGCGACACGTTCCAAAGACCTCATTGTCGAAGCTTCAGGACTTCATGGTGCGATGCGAGGCGATTTGGTGGTTGCCAAACGTGTCACCAACAAACGAGGCGGACGCGCCAAAGCCGTCGTTGTCTACATTGCCCAGCGCGCTTTTGCCAAAAGCATCGTCTACACCAAAATGAGCAAGGGCAAAGTCGTTGGCGTTAATGTCAAAAACGCATCCATCTTTGAGATCACCGCAAGTCAAAAATCGCTCAAGCAACTTCCATTGGGAAGTGTTTTAAAGATCGATAATATCACCAATGCCATCGAAGAAGTTTTAGGAGTACTGGATGATCCCTTAGTCGATGAGAAAATCTCTTTGGCGCTGTTTGATAAAAAAGAGTTTTTCAGTAAAGAAGCTGAAACTGAGGCTAAAAGTCATGGCGATTTTGTGGACAAAGCGTACTATCCGCACCGTGTTGACCTTACCCATTTACCCTTTTGTACGATTGATCCAGTAGACGCCAAAGACTTTGATGATGCGATCTATTTTGATGTTGCAAACTACATTCTCTACGTGGCGATTGCCGATGTCAGCGAATACGTTTATGCGATGGGCGCGATTGATAAAGAGGCAATTGAGCGCGGTTTTTCGATCTATTTTCCTCACAAATCCATTCCGATGTTGCCCCGTTCATTAAGTGAAAATATCTGCTCCCTCAAACCCAACGTCGACCGTCTTGCCTACACCTTTAAAATCACCCTCGATCCGCTTACATGTAAACCGATCAAAGAGGAGCTTTTTGAGAGCATCATCCACTCCACAAAGCGCTACACCTACGAGAAAATCGATCTTTTCTTGCAAGGTAAAACAGATGATGCAGATGCCGCCGATCAAACGATCTTAGCCTACCTTTTACCTCTGCATTTACTGACACAAAAACTACGCGACATGAGGCTTGAAAATGCCTTTTCCTTTCGCTCTTCCGAAGTCAGAATGCGAGTTGATGCAGACCAAAACTTAATTTCCACCACCGTAGAAGAAGAGACGCCATCACACGGTTTGATTGAAGATTGTATGCTTTTAGCCAATAAAGCGGCGGCTAAAAAACTGGGCTTTGGCATCTTTAGAACGCACGAAAGCCCTTCATACGAGCGCATGGAGATGCTTTTAAACGACCTTGCACTTATTGGGATCAATGCCAAACTCAGCTCCGATATTCCTAAAATGATCCAAGGTATTCAAGCCAAAGCCGATGTTCTAGGGCTTCGTGAAGAGGTCGATAAACTCATCATTAAAAGCCAAAAAAAGGCGATTTATGAGCCTGAAAACAAGGGGCATTTTGGACTCGGTTTTGACATCTACACCCATTTCACCTCCCCCATTCGTCGTTACAGTGACCTCACACTCCACCGCCTTTTAAAAGCGAAAATGGCAAATGACGAGAAAAAGCTCACCTTTTTACTCAAAGACATCGCGCCATTGTGTGAGCAAATAAGCGCACTAGAGCGAGAGAGTGATAAAGTAGCATGGGATTATATGGACCGCAAATTTGCGCGCTACATGGCGTTACATGTAGGCGATAATTTCAAAGCGATTGTCGTGGAAACCGAACAAAATCCTATCGCAAAACTAGATGATGAACTCAAAGGTGCGCGCATCTTTTTACTCGACAATGATGTGCATTTGTTACAACGCATTGAAGTTAAAATCGTCGAGAGCAATATCGCAACGGCTCGCATTTATGCCAGAGTAACCAGGAGTTTTGATGTATAA
- a CDS encoding HDOD domain-containing protein, whose translation MDENILKKIKALPPLDDTVLKIQRICVDKNSSLADLVKVVESDPMLTANILKSSNSPLYGFSREIKNIAHAVSLFGMATVRGFALSSAIKQNIKIDLSPYHLSNTTFLEISTLQSTFMFKWYSKVNKAMLDVLQPAAFMMEVGKIIIAHELIEQQKESAFKTALDSIKTPQELSVLEKEYVGFSNEEITAKIFEQWNLESELVESIKFCNDPQEAQEHIRTLSEALNVVRNSINIFGQLNEPSIKHALTLLESYGLEAEPFLQTVEHFKQ comes from the coding sequence ATGGACGAAAATATTTTAAAAAAAATCAAAGCACTTCCGCCTCTTGACGATACGGTTTTGAAGATTCAGCGTATTTGCGTCGATAAAAATAGCTCCTTAGCGGATCTTGTCAAAGTCGTTGAAAGCGATCCAATGCTCACAGCCAATATCCTAAAATCTTCCAATTCTCCTCTTTACGGCTTTAGCAGAGAGATTAAAAATATCGCCCATGCGGTATCGCTTTTTGGCATGGCAACCGTGCGTGGTTTTGCGCTTTCAAGTGCTATCAAACAAAATATCAAAATCGATCTCTCCCCATATCATCTCTCCAACACAACTTTTTTAGAGATCAGCACGCTTCAAAGCACCTTCATGTTCAAATGGTACTCCAAAGTCAACAAAGCAATGCTTGATGTGCTTCAACCTGCTGCTTTTATGATGGAAGTCGGCAAAATCATCATCGCGCACGAGCTCATTGAACAACAAAAAGAGAGTGCCTTTAAAACGGCGCTTGATTCGATTAAAACACCTCAAGAACTCTCCGTACTCGAAAAAGAGTATGTCGGTTTTTCCAACGAAGAGATCACTGCAAAGATTTTTGAGCAGTGGAATTTAGAGAGTGAACTGGTCGAATCGATCAAGTTTTGCAATGACCCACAGGAGGCTCAAGAGCACATCCGTACGCTCTCAGAAGCACTGAATGTGGTCAGAAACAGCATCAATATCTTCGGACAACTCAATGAGCCTTCCATCAAACACGCACTCACGCTTTTAGAATCATACGGACTTGAGGCTGAGCCATTTTTACAAACCGTAGAGCACTTTAAACAGTGA
- a CDS encoding sulfite exporter TauE/SafE family protein produces MGFEWIVAFLVLGLVVGFMAGLLGIGGGGIMVPVLTSIFLAQGVPVEQVVHMALGTSMASIIFTSFASMRAHHKKGAVMWNVVKYMAGGVVIGTFAATFLATYMKSVQLAIFFAIFMAYVSIQMAIDKKPKPSRELSTPPSLFGAGSFIGIISALVSIGGGSLTVPYLVWQNVDLKRAIATSAAIGFPLSIAGTVGYVLNGMLHAEAGSDMMLGFVYLPAVVLISIVSYFTAPLGAKMAHTLPVGKLKKIFALLLMLLSIKMLSSVI; encoded by the coding sequence ATGGGTTTTGAATGGATTGTGGCTTTTTTAGTGCTGGGATTGGTCGTTGGTTTTATGGCGGGGCTTTTAGGAATTGGTGGAGGCGGCATTATGGTGCCTGTGCTGACGTCGATTTTCTTAGCACAAGGCGTTCCTGTGGAGCAGGTGGTGCATATGGCACTTGGAACCTCGATGGCTTCCATCATCTTTACCTCGTTTGCGAGTATGCGCGCACACCATAAAAAAGGTGCGGTCATGTGGAATGTGGTCAAATACATGGCGGGCGGCGTCGTCATCGGAACCTTTGCGGCAACGTTCTTAGCGACCTACATGAAATCCGTGCAATTGGCGATCTTCTTTGCCATTTTTATGGCGTACGTTTCGATTCAAATGGCGATTGATAAAAAACCAAAACCGAGTCGTGAACTCTCCACGCCTCCATCGCTTTTTGGCGCAGGTTCGTTTATCGGCATTATTTCTGCATTGGTCTCCATCGGTGGAGGATCTCTCACCGTGCCCTATCTTGTGTGGCAAAATGTGGATCTTAAACGTGCGATTGCGACCTCTGCGGCGATTGGATTTCCTCTCTCCATCGCAGGAACTGTGGGCTACGTTCTCAATGGCATGCTACACGCCGAAGCGGGCTCTGATATGATGTTAGGGTTTGTCTATCTTCCAGCCGTTGTGCTGATCTCCATCGTCAGTTATTTTACCGCTCCGTTGGGTGCGAAAATGGCGCACACGCTTCCTGTTGGCAAGCTCAAAAAGATTTTTGCGTTGCTTTTAATGCTTCTAAGCATCAAGATGCTCAGCTCCGTCATTTAG
- a CDS encoding L-serine ammonia-lyase, whose protein sequence is MQSLRSFYCIGHGPSSSHTMGPFNAGTIFKKRFPNASLYRVTLFGSLAATGKGHLTDDALHQALASMGVEILFRPDITKPFHSNGMFFEAFNEKQELLGSWEVYSVGGSALKEAGENPISEPSIYPLTSFNAIMQWCHDEHKELWQYVETYEGEAIWEYLAEVWASMQTTIDRGLKQSGVLPGILQYPRKASKFFAKARKEEKRAHGIIFAYALATSEENASGNIVVTAPTCGACGVVPAVLRYLKELYNLDQTDCLRALAVAGLLGNIVKFNGSISGAEVGCQGEVGVACSMAAGMASYLFGGNLQQIDYAAEMGLEHHLGMTCDPIAGYVQVPCIERNAVAAIRAIDAAEYTSYTDGAHKVSFDEIIQTMVETGKDMNTKYKETSLGGLAKRYL, encoded by the coding sequence ATGCAATCACTCAGATCATTTTACTGTATAGGTCATGGACCTTCTTCAAGCCATACGATGGGACCTTTTAATGCTGGTACGATCTTTAAAAAACGCTTTCCTAACGCTTCGTTATACCGTGTAACCCTTTTTGGCTCACTCGCAGCAACAGGCAAAGGTCACTTAACCGACGATGCATTGCATCAAGCCTTGGCCTCAATGGGTGTTGAAATCCTCTTTCGTCCTGACATCACCAAACCGTTTCATTCCAATGGCATGTTTTTTGAAGCCTTTAACGAAAAACAAGAACTTCTAGGCTCTTGGGAAGTTTACAGCGTGGGAGGCAGTGCGCTTAAAGAAGCGGGAGAAAATCCTATCTCTGAGCCTTCAATCTATCCGCTGACATCGTTTAATGCCATTATGCAGTGGTGCCACGATGAGCACAAAGAACTGTGGCAATACGTCGAAACGTACGAAGGAGAAGCGATCTGGGAGTATCTTGCCGAAGTGTGGGCGAGCATGCAAACCACGATCGATCGAGGCTTAAAACAATCAGGCGTCCTGCCAGGCATCCTCCAATACCCAAGGAAAGCCTCCAAGTTCTTTGCCAAAGCGCGCAAAGAAGAAAAAAGAGCGCATGGGATCATCTTCGCCTATGCCCTTGCCACGAGCGAAGAAAACGCTTCGGGCAACATCGTCGTGACTGCACCGACGTGCGGTGCCTGTGGCGTCGTTCCAGCCGTGCTTCGTTATCTCAAAGAGCTGTACAATTTAGATCAAACCGATTGTCTACGCGCCCTTGCCGTTGCGGGGCTTTTGGGAAATATCGTGAAGTTTAATGGCTCCATTTCAGGCGCAGAAGTAGGTTGTCAAGGTGAAGTAGGCGTAGCGTGTTCGATGGCAGCAGGCATGGCATCGTACCTCTTTGGCGGCAATTTACAACAGATTGATTACGCCGCTGAAATGGGGCTAGAGCATCACCTTGGCATGACGTGCGATCCCATCGCTGGCTACGTGCAAGTACCCTGCATCGAGCGCAATGCGGTAGCGGCAATTCGCGCCATTGATGCGGCAGAATACACCTCCTATACCGATGGCGCCCATAAAGTGAGTTTTGATGAGATCATTCAAACGATGGTGGAGACGGGAAAAGATATGAACACGAAGTACAAAGAGACCTCACTCGGAGGTCTGGCAAAACGTTATCTTTAG
- a CDS encoding DNA-processing protein DprA: MIQTIDFHVPELEMMKVYPTPLFALGNLDLLKRPKISIVGTRHPITYTKIYTQELAQKLSNAGVCIVSGGAQGVDGIAHQSAGISNTIMVAGTGLDIRYPSLHVKLIEGIEKEGLVLSQFEAGQPSMKWNFPLRNELVVALGEVLIVTQADFKSGTMHSIEFALKMQKPIYVLPHRLGESEGTNWLLKQNLATPLHDVDSFVAQFGQSDLTCNDEFLNYCSTQPLYHEAVAKYADKVFEYECLGKIRVENGRIKRA; this comes from the coding sequence ATGATTCAAACGATAGACTTTCACGTCCCTGAATTGGAGATGATGAAAGTTTATCCCACGCCTCTTTTTGCTCTGGGCAATTTAGACCTTCTCAAACGCCCTAAAATCTCCATCGTTGGCACACGCCATCCCATTACCTACACAAAAATTTACACCCAAGAACTGGCTCAAAAACTCTCCAATGCAGGAGTTTGCATCGTGAGCGGCGGTGCGCAAGGGGTTGATGGCATCGCGCATCAATCAGCTGGGATTTCCAATACGATTATGGTCGCAGGAACAGGGCTGGATATTCGCTACCCTTCTTTACATGTAAAGCTTATTGAGGGCATTGAAAAAGAGGGGTTGGTGCTCAGTCAATTTGAGGCGGGACAGCCCTCCATGAAATGGAATTTTCCGCTGCGCAATGAATTAGTCGTCGCCCTTGGTGAGGTACTGATTGTCACCCAAGCCGATTTTAAAAGTGGTACGATGCACAGCATCGAATTTGCGCTTAAAATGCAAAAGCCTATTTATGTTCTTCCTCACCGTTTGGGTGAGAGCGAAGGAACGAATTGGCTTTTGAAACAAAACTTAGCGACGCCACTGCATGACGTGGACTCGTTTGTCGCACAGTTTGGGCAGAGTGATCTTACATGTAACGATGAATTTTTAAATTATTGCTCCACGCAACCGCTTTACCATGAAGCTGTGGCAAAATACGCGGATAAAGTATTTGAATATGAATGTTTAGGTAAAATTAGGGTTGAAAATGGGCGCATCAAGCGCGCGTAA
- the ilvC gene encoding ketol-acid reductoisomerase, which yields MAITVFYDKDCDLSIIRSKKVAMIGFGSQGHAHAENLRDSGVEVVVGLRKDGSSWAKAEAKGFKVLSVGEATKYADVIMILLPDEMQGDVFAAEIKPNLSAGKAIAFGHGFNIHYGQIVTPKGIDCIMIAPKAPGHTVRSEFVNGGGIPDLIAVDQDATGNAKALALSYASAIGGGRTGIIETTFKDETETDLFGEQAVLCGGATALVEAGFQTLVEAGYEPEMAYFECLHELKLIVDLMYQGGIADMRYSISNTAEYGDYVSGKRVINAESKAAMKEILAEIQDGRFAKDFILERKAGYTRMNAERAKTERSLLNQTGEKLRSMMPWITSKKIINKDKN from the coding sequence ATGGCAATAACCGTCTTTTATGACAAAGATTGTGATTTAAGCATTATTCGCTCAAAAAAAGTAGCGATGATCGGTTTTGGTTCTCAAGGACATGCACACGCAGAAAATCTTCGTGATAGCGGTGTAGAGGTCGTTGTAGGTCTTAGAAAAGATGGTAGTTCATGGGCAAAAGCAGAAGCAAAAGGGTTTAAAGTTTTAAGCGTTGGCGAAGCTACCAAATATGCAGATGTCATTATGATCTTATTGCCAGATGAGATGCAAGGCGATGTCTTTGCTGCTGAAATTAAACCAAACTTAAGTGCGGGTAAAGCGATTGCCTTTGGACATGGTTTTAACATCCATTACGGTCAAATCGTTACACCAAAAGGCATTGACTGCATCATGATCGCTCCAAAAGCGCCAGGTCATACGGTACGAAGTGAGTTTGTAAACGGCGGAGGAATTCCCGATCTTATCGCGGTCGATCAAGATGCGACAGGCAATGCAAAAGCATTAGCACTGAGTTATGCTTCCGCTATTGGTGGTGGACGTACTGGTATTATTGAGACAACCTTCAAAGATGAAACGGAGACCGATCTTTTCGGTGAGCAAGCGGTTCTTTGTGGTGGCGCAACTGCTCTGGTCGAAGCGGGTTTCCAAACATTGGTCGAAGCGGGTTATGAGCCTGAGATGGCATACTTTGAGTGTTTGCATGAGCTTAAACTTATCGTTGATTTGATGTACCAAGGTGGCATCGCTGATATGCGTTACTCTATCTCTAACACTGCTGAGTATGGTGATTATGTCAGTGGAAAACGTGTCATTAACGCTGAGTCAAAAGCGGCGATGAAAGAGATTTTGGCTGAAATCCAAGATGGTCGTTTTGCCAAAGATTTTATCTTAGAGCGCAAAGCGGGCTACACTCGTATGAACGCAGAACGTGCTAAAACTGAGAGAAGCCTTTTGAATCAAACCGGTGAGAAACTTCGCTCCATGATGCCTTGGATCACTTCTAAAAAAATCATCAACAAAGACAAAAACTAA
- a CDS encoding YbaK/EbsC family protein has product MALEKVKAYFRTQGMEERVIEFQASSATVELAAMALCCAPERIAKSLSFYAEEGAILIVVAGDAKVDNQKFKEQFNLKAKMLKAEDVEPLIGHGIGGVCPFGVNEKVHVYLDISLKRFDMVYPAAGSSNSAIALDLEALEVHSKALSWVDVCKNWQN; this is encoded by the coding sequence ATGGCATTGGAAAAAGTCAAAGCTTATTTTAGAACGCAGGGGATGGAAGAGCGCGTCATTGAGTTTCAAGCATCCAGTGCAACGGTTGAACTTGCCGCTATGGCATTGTGTTGTGCGCCTGAGCGTATTGCTAAAAGTCTCTCGTTTTATGCAGAAGAAGGTGCTATACTCATCGTGGTTGCAGGCGATGCAAAAGTGGATAATCAAAAATTTAAAGAGCAGTTTAACCTCAAAGCCAAGATGCTTAAAGCAGAAGATGTTGAGCCCCTTATCGGGCATGGCATCGGGGGCGTGTGCCCTTTTGGGGTTAATGAAAAAGTACATGTTTATCTCGATATTTCGCTCAAACGTTTTGATATGGTCTATCCCGCCGCAGGAAGTTCTAACAGTGCAATTGCATTAGATTTAGAGGCTTTAGAAGTGCATTCCAAAGCATTGAGCTGGGTGGATGTCTGTAAAAACTGGCAGAATTAG
- a CDS encoding divergent polysaccharide deacetylase family protein — protein MVKKIKEKRPKKETPSLNEIKSAKLKKYSLILMLILTLSMIAFGTYLYMTTSYQHYKIVQKDQKASSDVLMQKMKQMLDEEKARQATLPPPPSPVAETNVSTVVENNQSSEKPLENNETHVVQQTPEEESKAQERSEVHDYERSLKESGKPARPHDIVRKKYPEGTTPRLAIIIDDVSFPWQTRSIKEIPYKVTPSFFPPTKGHPETVRMSHEFPFAMIHLPMESKNYSSPEPETLNIVDSSEVIEKRIKRIKEWFPQIIYYNNHTGGSYTADYHAMDRLVKVLKENGLIFVDSRTVGNSKAPEITKKYGMFLYSRDVFLDNSLDKNLIRIQLKEAVAKAKKFGYAIAIGHPHKNTLEVLRDSKDLLNGVEMVYLKDL, from the coding sequence ATGGTAAAAAAGATTAAAGAAAAACGCCCAAAAAAAGAGACGCCTTCGTTGAATGAGATCAAATCAGCTAAGCTTAAAAAGTACAGCCTTATCTTAATGCTCATTTTAACCCTCAGCATGATTGCTTTTGGAACCTATTTGTATATGACGACCTCGTATCAGCATTACAAAATAGTGCAAAAAGATCAAAAAGCGTCTAGCGATGTGTTGATGCAGAAGATGAAGCAGATGCTTGATGAGGAAAAAGCGCGTCAAGCGACACTGCCACCTCCTCCTTCTCCTGTGGCTGAAACCAATGTCTCAACCGTTGTTGAAAACAATCAAAGCAGTGAAAAACCTCTTGAAAACAATGAGACGCATGTCGTCCAACAGACTCCTGAAGAGGAGAGCAAAGCGCAGGAACGCTCCGAAGTACATGACTATGAGCGCAGTCTCAAAGAGAGTGGCAAACCTGCTCGTCCTCATGACATTGTGCGTAAAAAATACCCCGAAGGGACAACGCCTAGGCTTGCCATTATCATCGATGATGTCTCATTTCCTTGGCAAACGCGTTCGATAAAAGAGATACCTTACAAAGTCACGCCTTCATTTTTCCCACCGACAAAAGGGCATCCTGAAACGGTACGCATGTCGCATGAGTTCCCTTTTGCGATGATTCATCTTCCGATGGAGTCGAAAAACTACTCGTCACCTGAACCTGAAACGCTCAATATTGTTGATTCGAGCGAGGTGATCGAAAAGCGCATCAAACGCATCAAAGAGTGGTTCCCTCAAATTATCTATTACAATAACCATACGGGTGGATCGTATACAGCGGATTATCATGCGATGGATCGTTTGGTAAAAGTGCTTAAAGAAAATGGGCTCATTTTTGTCGATAGCCGTACCGTTGGCAACTCAAAAGCGCCTGAAATTACGAAAAAATACGGGATGTTTCTCTACTCGCGTGATGTCTTTTTGGACAATTCACTCGATAAAAACTTGATTCGCATTCAGCTCAAAGAGGCTGTTGCGAAGGCTAAAAAATTTGGTTATGCCATTGCCATTGGGCATCCACACAAAAATACCTTAGAGGTTCTTAGGGATTCCAAAGATCTTTTAAACGGTGTGGAAATGGTCTATCTGAAAGATTTGTAA
- the minD gene encoding septum site-determining protein MinD, which produces MGIVITVTSGKGGVGKSTTTANLAVGLANLGKKVVAIDFDIGLRNLDMILGLENRIVYDVVDVMEGRCNLAQALINDKKSKSLYFLPASQTKDKDILNKDKVKALIENLKESFDFVMIDSPAGIESGFEHSIFLADRALIVSTPDVSSVRDADRVIGIIDAKSERAKNGLEVEKHIIINRIKPEMVDAGNMLSVDDVLSILALPLIGIVPDDEDIITSTNTGSPIVNKDKSLSAEAYRNIARRILGEEVEFLDIRAKKGLMATLKGMFK; this is translated from the coding sequence ATGGGTATAGTTATTACCGTAACGTCCGGTAAAGGTGGGGTGGGTAAATCCACCACCACTGCTAATCTAGCCGTTGGACTTGCAAATTTAGGCAAAAAAGTTGTTGCGATTGACTTTGATATAGGGCTTAGAAATCTTGACATGATTTTAGGACTTGAAAATCGCATCGTTTATGATGTGGTCGATGTGATGGAGGGTCGTTGTAACCTTGCACAAGCGCTGATCAACGATAAAAAATCCAAATCACTTTACTTCTTACCTGCAAGTCAAACCAAAGATAAAGATATTTTGAATAAAGATAAAGTCAAAGCGTTGATCGAAAACCTCAAAGAGAGTTTTGATTTCGTGATGATCGACTCACCTGCGGGTATTGAGAGCGGGTTTGAGCACTCTATTTTCCTAGCCGATCGTGCCCTGATCGTTTCAACGCCTGATGTCAGTTCTGTTCGTGATGCGGATCGTGTAATTGGCATTATCGATGCCAAAAGTGAGCGCGCTAAAAACGGTTTGGAAGTCGAAAAACACATCATCATCAATCGAATCAAACCTGAGATGGTCGATGCGGGCAATATGCTCAGTGTTGACGATGTTTTAAGTATTCTTGCTCTTCCCCTTATTGGTATTGTGCCTGATGATGAAGATATTATTACCTCTACCAACACAGGCTCACCGATTGTCAACAAAGACAAATCACTTTCAGCCGAAGCGTACCGCAATATCGCGCGTCGTATTTTAGGCGAAGAGGTCGAATTTTTAGACATTCGTGCGAAGAAAGGACTGATGGCAACCTTGAAAGGAATGTTCAAATGA
- a CDS encoding trimeric intracellular cation channel family protein, protein MVELEVAEIIGTIAFALSGFYVAVKEKLDLLGIFIASFLTALGGGLVRDMLCDRAPYTFTHLLPSILVIAVILLSTLLKLHLKGEIEKKFYFIISDTLGLVSFSISGALIALQAEFNFFGVVLMALVTAVGGGVVRDILLNRVPLLLISEFYGTVSLLVGAILFGFAQFDISGYLPVMVVFAFGVALRLLAYYKQWHLPKIG, encoded by the coding sequence ATGGTTGAGCTTGAAGTCGCCGAAATTATCGGTACGATTGCGTTTGCACTGAGTGGTTTTTATGTGGCAGTCAAGGAAAAACTTGATCTTTTGGGCATTTTTATCGCTTCATTTTTAACCGCTCTGGGTGGTGGATTGGTGCGTGACATGCTGTGTGATCGCGCTCCGTACACTTTTACGCATCTGCTTCCCTCCATTTTGGTGATCGCGGTGATTCTTTTGAGCACACTTCTAAAACTTCACCTCAAAGGTGAAATAGAAAAAAAGTTTTATTTTATCATCAGCGATACATTAGGGTTGGTTTCATTTTCGATTTCAGGGGCGCTCATTGCTCTGCAAGCAGAGTTTAACTTTTTTGGTGTCGTACTGATGGCACTTGTAACGGCGGTGGGTGGTGGTGTGGTAAGAGACATCTTGCTCAACCGCGTACCACTGCTGTTAATCAGTGAATTTTACGGCACAGTCTCACTTTTGGTCGGTGCTATTTTGTTTGGTTTTGCACAGTTTGACATCAGCGGCTATCTGCCTGTGATGGTTGTTTTTGCCTTTGGTGTGGCATTACGGCTGTTGGCGTATTACAAACAGTGGCATTTGCCAAAAATTGGGTAA